The Numida meleagris isolate 19003 breed g44 Domestic line chromosome 17, NumMel1.0, whole genome shotgun sequence genomic interval GTACCTGCCAGTGTACCCCAGTACCTCCCCAGTGTCCCCTCAATATCTCCCCAGTACTCTCCCAGTACTTTCCTAGTATCTCCCCAGTATTCTCACCTTTACTCACCCAGAATGTTCCCAATATCTTCCCAGTACTCTCCCAGTACCTCCCCAGTACTCCCCCCCAGTATACCCCAGTATCTCCCCAGTGACCCCTCAATATCTCCCCTGTACTCTCCCAGTAGCCCCTCAGTATCTCCCCTATGTCTTCCCAGTACCCTCCCAGTATCTTTCCTGTGTCTTCCCTGTACTCTTCCAGTATCTCCCTGGTATCTTCCCTACCTCTTCCCAGTACCTCCCCAGTGTCCTTCCAGTATCTCCCCAGTACTCTCCCAGTATCTCCCCTGTATCTTCCCAGTAGTCTCCCAGTACCTCTCTAGTACCCCCCCCATCCCGGTATATCCCAGTATATCCCAGTATCCCCTCAGCTTCCCCCCAGCATCCAGAGATGCTCCATTTCCCCTGGCTGCCGCCGTCCTTGTTCAACCAGCAGTGAGGATGTTTAACAGATGTCTTGAGATTGTTGCACTAAAACCCAGGGAGGGACTTGGTGACTGTTTGTCATCAGGGaaataaatttaacaaaaaaaaaaaagaaaatagcctttgggggggggggggctcagcacgtgctggggcagcagccgGCGTGGAGGAGCGGGCACGGCGCGTGCTGGGTGTCCCTATGGGGCCGCACGCTGAGCCCATCGCTGGCAGCGCGGCGTGCGGGAATTGAATTTGTAACCCACATTATGCAGGAATTGAACCGGTCTCTTTTCTATTTGCAAAGCAGGATTGAGGAGATAAAACTCCTTTATCTCATATTTAATGGTAAAATATATTTCCCCCCAAACCGTTTTATGTTTCCAGCAGATTAGATCGTTCCgtaggaataaataaataaataaaccgGGCCCTATTAATCTGCACTATCCACTGTGCTCCGTGGATGCTGTGGGTGGGCAGTGTGGGGCTCGGTCCTGGCATGGCCCTGGCACATTTATGGGGTCAGCGGCTGAGCTATGCTCTCCCCACACAGTGGGCACATATTTGGGGTCGGGATGGTCCGATCCCATCCATACCCGTGGGGTGGGGGAATGAGGGTCCCGACACATCAGTTGTGTCCCCATTGGGTTCAGGATGGTCCCATCCCATCTCTTCCCATGGGGTGGGCGAACGGGGGTCCTGACACATCCCTGTGCCATGCTCACCCCACAGAGCCATCACGCTGGAGAACACCCTCGTCATCCTCTCCACGGTGGCCCCGGACGCGGGACGTTACTACGTGCAGGCGGTGAACGACAAGAACGGAGACAACAAGACCAGCCAGCCCATCACGCTCACCGTGGCCAGTGAGTGCCCCGCTCCCCCGGCGCCGCCTGGCTGCCACCCACCTTTAATTTGCAGTAAATCTCTTTGGAGGCTCCGTTTCTGCTGACTTAACGGTTTGGCTGCCTCCAAATTTATTTAGGCACTTTGGGCCGTGCTGCAGATGCCGGCGAGCGTTAATTGTAGCACCGGCAGAGCCGCCTGTCCCTGTGCCATCACAATTGTGGTGCTGCCGGGGTGCCCATAGGTGCTGGGATGGATCCGGGTCAGGATGGTGCCATGCAGCCCCTTTGCTGCCCTGCTGTTGCCCCTGTGCTGGCCTAGGACCACTCTTGGTCTATGCTGCCCTCAATCAGCCTCGATCTATAGGAGAACCGTGTGCTCCTGTCCCTCATGTCCCCTCCCCTGGTGCTTGTCTGGGTGATGACCCCATCCTAAGGAATACGTCCCAAAGTGGCACCGGTCCTCTtatcccagctcctgctgttcTCTCCGTGGCTGCTGTTATGCCTtcctgcacagggctgtgcctgTCCCCCTTTCCCTCCTGCCCCATTAATCAGCCGCTCCGTACCTTGGCATCCCGGTGCGTAATAAACAACTTAGAGCCCATGTTTATGGATTCAGCTATATCAGCAGCTTTCACGCCGATCACATTTTTACAGCGTCTACATGAGGGTTTTTTATTGTtgcaattattttgctttatatactcccttctcctccttccctgccagctGGTGCCGCGCAGGAGCTGCTGTATGGGGTGGAGGCTGTGGGGTTTCACAGGATCCTATGGAAGGGGGGGATGAATGGGGAGCTGAGAAACTCCCACACATCCCAGGTGATGGGCTGGGTGTGCTGCGggagagcagagccctgcagttCCTGCCCCCCCCATGGCACATGGAGGGCGGGTGCTGATGGTTGTCGCTCTGGCCTGCTTCTCCCCAGACGTGGGTGGCCCCGCCGATCCCATCGCACCCACCATCATTGTCCCACCCAGGAACACCAGTGTGGTGGCCGGGACCTCGGAGGTGACCATGGAGTGCGTGGCCAACGCCAGGTGAGCAgcagtggggatgggatggggttgggggaCCTCAGCTCTGCTCACCCAGGGACGAGGCGTCCCGTGGGGTAGAAGGAAGAGTGGGGCTCATGGGGAATGGCTCATGGCATCCTCCTGCTTCCCCTAGGCCGCTCATCAAGCTGCACATCATCTGGAAGAAGGACGGCGTGCCCCTCTCCAGCGGCATCAGCGACTACAGCCGCCGGCTCACCATCCTCAACCCCACGTTGGCCGACAGCGGCTACTATGAGTGCGAGGCCGTGCTGcgcagcagcagtgtgcccgCTGTGGCTGAGGGTGCCTACCTGTCCGTGCTAGGTGAGGCACTGCCGTGCATGCGATGAGTTGGGGCCGGGCTCGGCCCCCGGGATGGGTGCGGAGGATCCCAGTCCTCACTGCCTGTTTCCCTTTGCAGAGCCCCCGCAGTTTGTCAAGGAGCCGGAGAGGCACATCACGGCCGAGATGGAGAAGGTGGTGGCCATCCCGTGCCAAGCCAAAGGTGAACTGCACCCTGTGCCTGTCATGGTCTCGCACCTACCGTGACCCCATGCCTGACACAGCCTGGTCCTTGCAGGCGTGCCGCCTCCCGACATGGCCTGGTACAAGGACGCGTCCCTCATCCACCCGGAGCAGCTGTCCCgcttccagctgctggcagatggCAGCCTGCAGATCAGCGGGCTGCTCCCCGACGACACTGGCATGTTCCAGTGCTTCGCCCGCAACGCAGCTGGAGAGGTGCAGACCACCACGTACCTGGCTGTGACCAGTAGGTGTCAGCCCCACTGTCCCGGAGCCCAGGGTGCCCTGCGTGGGATGGGACCCCCCAGGCAGGGATAGACCCCCGTGCCAAGACTAAGCACTGGGAAGGGCTTCAGGGGTGTCTGTGCATTTCTCCGCTCCACAGGCATTGCCCCCAACATCACCAGGGGTCCCCAGGACAGCACGGTGATCGATGGCATGTCTGTCATCCTCAACTGTGAGACCTCGGGGGCTCCACGCCCGGCCATCACCTGGCAGAAAGGTACAGGGGCTGGGGGCACGCTGTCCTGCCTGCATGGCCCAGGGGTTCTTGGCAAGCTCGTTGCACAGGGCTTGGCCAaaccttcctccttcctcctggtTTGGTCCCTGAGCATGTGGCCACCAGGCTTGGCTGACGGCTGTGGGTGACGGACCCCcctggtgtcccccaggggagCGGATCCTGGCCAGCGGCTCGGTGCAGCTCCCGCGCTTCACCCTGCTGGAGTCGGGCAGCCTGCTCGTCAGCCCCGCGCATCTGGCCGATGCCGGCACCTACACCTGCCTGGCCACCAACTCCCGCGGCGTGGATGAAGCCTCCGCCGACCTGGTGGTCTGGGGTAAGGTGCCCGCGCTGCAGGACAGACCCTGCTGGGTGCGGTGCCAGGGGTGGGCACTAACATGTGGCTGCTCGGCTTGGAGGGGTGCTAAGACCTGCACCCACGTGGCCACCTGTGACACTGTCCTCAGTCCCAGTAGCCGGGTGGCTCTCCCCCTGCACCaatgccctgcagccccccaggcAGTGCTGTTCCCTCATCCTGTCCCCCCCGCAGCACGGACGCGCATCACCGACCCCCCTCAGGACCAGAGTGTCATCAAGGGCACCAAGGCCTCCATGAGCTGCGGCGTCACCCACGACCCCAGTGTGGATGTCAGGTGGGGGCCGGGGGCAAGGTGGGAGTGGGATGTGCTCGGTGCTGGCGCTCGGTGGTCCTGCAGTGCCACCTGGTGCCGTGCGCACAGGGATCCCAGCACCGGGTCCCCCCTGCCGGGGGGGGGTGCAGGGTGCCAGGACCCCACTGATTTCCCACCTGGCACAGGTACATCTGGGAGAAGGACGGGGCACCGCTGGGCACGGAGAGCGGCCCCCGGCTGCGGCTGGATGAGGCGGGCACGCTGCACATCTCCCAGACCTGGTCGGGGGACATCGGCACCTACACCTGCAAGGTGCTCTCGGCCGGCGGCAATGACTCACGCAGCGCCCACCTCCGCGTCCGGTGAGACCCCCACCCCGTGGGCACCGCGtgccctgctgtgctcccaACCCTAACCACCATTTCCCCCGCCCCGTCCAGGCAGCTCCCCCATGCCCCTGAGAGCCCTGTGGCCGTCCTGAGCCCCCTGGAGAAGCGGGCCATCAACTTGACCTGGGCCAAGCCCTTTGATGGCAACAGCCCCCTGCTGCGTTACCTCGTGGAGGTCTCCGAGAACAGTAAGGGGCTGTGCCCACCTCCCAGACCCTGGGGTTGTTCCCGTGGTGGCGGCTCTGTCTGGTGATGTGGGGTGAAGCCTGGTCTCTGTCATCACACTGGGATGGAAAGGGGATGCTGCGTGGAGTTCGAGGAccatggggctgctcagccAGTGGGCAGGGGATGCAGGAACACTGTGGGCTGGGTCCTCCACCTGCTCACCATGTTCTCCCCACAGATGCGCCCTGGACCGTGCTGCTGGCCAGCGTCGACCCTGAGCTGACGTGGGTGGTGGTGCGGGGGTTGGTGCCTGCCCGCTCCTACCAGTTCCGCCTGTGTGCTGTCAACGACGTGGGCAGGAGCCAGTTCAGCAAGGACACGGAGAGGTGAGTGGCAGCGGGAGGGGGCACATGTCTGCGAGTGGGGTGAGCGCTTACCCTCACCTGGTGCCCCTCAGAGTGTCCCTGCCCGAGGAGCCGCCCTCTGCACCCCCCCAGAACGTCATTGCCAGCGGCCGCACCAACCAGTCCATCATGATCCAGTGGCAGCCGCCCCCTGAGAGCCACCAGAACGGTGTCCTCAAGGGCTACATCATCCGGTAGGCGCCCGTGGGGGAGTGTGGGCACCCTGTCCCCGCTGTCCTGGGGTGCAGCGCTGATGGCAGCGGGTCCCCAGGTACTGCCTGGCCGGGCTGCCTGTGGGCTACCAGTTCAAGAACATCACCAACGCCGATGTCAACAACCTGCTCCTGGAGGACCTCATTATCTGGACCAACTACGAGATCGAGGTGGCGGCGTACAACAGCGCTGGCCTGGGGGTGTACAGCATGAAGGTGACCGAGTGGACGCTGCAGGGAGGTAGGCAGGGATGGGCAGGGCTTGGTGATCCACCCCAGTGGGGTGGGGGCTTGGCTGGCCCTGCCGTGCCGTGGGAGTGATGGGGATGGGCTTCAGGAGCATGGGTAGGGGGTAGCAGGGATGAACACGGGGATGGtgtgggcatggccccaagaTGGGACAGTCCTGGGTGCCTGTGGTCCCTATGCCGAGGGAGGATACccagcagagccagagctgctgccagcctgcccTCCATCCCGACAGTCCCAACCGTGCCCCCGGGGAACGTGCAGACCGAGGCCACCAACTCCACCACCATCCGCTTCACCTGGAACCCCCCCAGCCCTCAGTTCATCAATGGCATCAACCAGGGCTACAAGGTGAGGGGTCATTTGCGGGGCTCCCCAAAAAGCGTGCGGCAGGAAGCCCCTTGGCCAACCCACACAGCGCAGCGCGACTCCTCCTTGCAGGCCCCCCCAGCTATTTTAATGGATTCCAGCCCAACCGTTAAAACAATATTTACTGAGATTTAACACTTGCATGGGCTTGGAGTCTATGTAATTAATGGCAATTTGCAATTAATTCAAATTTACGTTaattaaattgaattaaaacattaaacTTGTTTCTTAATCCACTCAAAAGAAGTTCAGGAATTTAATTGCCGCAGAATGAGATAACCAGAACAAGTAGGATATTTAACGTTCTTATTAAATGCCACTTAGTATTTTTGATTAGGATTTTTAGGGCCTAATTAGTATTTAATTAAGTTGCTATAGGCTATCTTGCACAATACCAATTAAATGCCCAAACATCCCTCCTAAACGAAGGCAAGCGGGTGATTACGTGCTGTTATCAATGGGAGTTAATCACCAAGTGTGCGTTCTGTATCAGCTTGTAAGGGTAAACACGCACTGGTTAGACAGCATCAAGTGCTCCCTGCATCATTAATTGAAATTTAATCAACGCTGAATAAATAAAGGGGACTGGGGATGCTTCGAGGATGGCGCTGGTGTGGTAGGGACCATGGCACCTGTCCCAGcaccttcttcctctccatcttGGAAGGGTCCTTTCCTTCTTGGATGGATCCTTTCCATCTTGGAAGGGTCctttccagcttgggatattctgtgattctatgattcctgcaGCTTATTGCCTGGGAGCCAGAGCATGAGGAAGAGGCGACGGTGGTGACAGTGCGACCCAACTTCCAGGACAGCGTCCACGTGGGCTACGTGGTGGGGCTGAAGAAGTTCACCGAGTACTTGACGTCAGTGCTGTGCTTCACTACGCCGGGGGATGGCCCGCGCAGCCCGCCCCAGCTGGTGCGCACCCACGAGGACGGTACGGGGAGGCTCTGAGCGCCCCGGGGTGGCAGTGAGCAGCCCAGTTTTGTGGGGCTGgtcctgctggtgctggggaggaCGTGGCATGGGGTGCCCATGAGCCCTGGGAAGCCCTGTGCCTGGGGAGCCCGCTCCGTGTGGGGTCCTGTGGGCTCCCTTGGGTGCGTGGCTGCCTGCTGAGCCCGGGTGTCTTTGGGCAGTGCCCGGCCCTGTGGGACACCTGAGCTTCAGTGAGATCTTGGACACGTCCCTGAAGGTCAGCTGGCAGGAGCCCCTGGAGAAGAACGGCATCCTGACGGGTAGGGATGCTGAGCCCCAACCCCACAGCATCTCCCACGATCCCTGACCCCACAGCAACTTGCCCTCCAACCCCGCAGCATCACCCATGACTCAACCCCGCAGCATCGCCCTGCACCCTGCTCAACCCCACGGGGTGGGTGACTGGGGGCTGATGGCACGGGGTGCCCTTCAGGCTACCGGATCTCCTGGGAGGAGTACAACCGCACCAACACGCGGGTGACCCACTACCTGCCCAACGTCACGCTGGAGTACCGCGTCACCGGCCTCACCGCCCTCACCACCTACACCATCGAGGTGGCCGCCATGACCTCCAAGGGCCAGGGCCAGGTTTCTTCCTCCACCATCTCCTCGGGAGTGCCGCCAGGTGAGCGCGGTGGTGTGGGAACGCCGTAGGATGCAGCTGGTGTTGGGGGCTGAGCAGCCGGTGCCATTCACCTTGCCTTGTCCCCGCAGAGCTCCCCGGTGCCCCCACCAATTTGGGCATCTCCAACATCGGTCCTCGCTCCGTCACCCTCCAGTTTCGCCCAGGTTATGATGGCAAAACCTCCATCTCCCGCTGGCAGGTGGAAGCACAGGTATGGGATGGCTGTGGGGTGGCAAGGGGGTGCAGGGGGGCGGCTCACCCCACTGCCATTCTGCAGGTGGGCCAGAATGGTGAGGCCGAAGAGTGGGGGCTCGTCCACCAGCTGGCTAACGAGCCCGATGCCCGCTCCATGGAGGTGCCCAATTTGAACCCCTACACCTACTACAGGCGAGTGTCCAGGGCTACACTGTGCCATCCTTCCCAGGGGACCAGAGCACTCTGATCCTCGCTGTGACCCCGCTCTCCCCTCTCAGTTTCCGCATGCGGCAGGTGAACATCGTGGGCACCAGCCCCCCCAGCCTGCCCTCCCGGAGGATCCAGACCCTGCAGGCCCCCCCGGATGTGGCACCCGCTAATGTCACCCTGAGGACAGCCAGTGAGACCAGCCTGTGGCTGCGCTGGATGGTGAGGGGGGACCCTGGGGGTCTGCACCCATGGGCACAGCGCACACTGGGACAGCCTGGAGTGGCTGTGGGACATCAGGAGTGATGGTGACTGTTTGTGCCAGCCCCTCCTGGAGCAGGAGTACAACGGGAACCCCGACTCGGTGGGCTACCGGATCCGCTACCTGCGCTCAGACGGGCGAGGGCGGGCAGTGGTGCACGTCATCCATGACCGCGTGGAGCGGGAGTACACCATCGAGGACCTGGAGGAGTGGACCGAGTACCGGGTGCAGGTCCAAGCCTTCAACGCCATTGGCTCGGGACCCTGGAGCCACTTGGTGGTGGGACGCACGCGGGAGTCAGGTACCACCAGCCCCTGCCAGCCCAGTGCTGACCTGCACTTGTCCCCAGTACTGACCTTTTATTGTCATCCCCCCACAGTGCCCTCCTCGGGCCCCAGCAACGTGTCGGCACAGGccaccacctccagcagcatgCTGGTGCGATGGAGCGACATCCCCGAGGCGGACTGCAACGGCCTCATCCTGGGCTACAAGGTGAGCAGCTACACCAGCCCCAGTGCCTGTGCCCTGCCCCAGGAGCCACCGCTTCCCCGCGTTGTGCCGCCTCTGGGAGCCCGTGCTGCTCCACCCTGGTGGACCTGGGAAGCCCGGCTGTGTCACACGGGGTTTGTTTCAGGTGATGTACAAGGAGAAGGACTCGGAGGCACGTGCCCAGTTCTGGCTGGCAGAGGGCAATGCCTCCCGCAGCGCCCAGCTGACAGGGCTGGGCAAGTTCATGCTGTATGAGATCCGTGTGCTGGCCTTCACCAGAATTGGGGACGGCGTGCCCAGCCGGCCCCCCGTCCTCGAGAGGACTCTGGATGATGGTGAGTGAGAGTGCGTGGATGGGCAGAAAGATCCCAAGGGGCTGAGGGGTACCCAGGGTGCCTAAGGTCATgccatcccatgccatcccatcccTTCCTATCTCTGTTCCCTGGAGCTTCTCTAACCCGGACACCCAGGGATGCCATTCCCAGAGGATGGGGACGGGCACCGTCTGCACAGGCCTGGGCACTCTGCACTCGCTCTTGCGCTCTGTGATGAACCCCATCTCTCCTGTTCTAGTACCTGGGCCCCCTGTGGGGATGCTGTTCCCCGAAGTGAGGACGACCTCTGTGCGGCTCATCTGGCAGCCGCCCACAGCCCCCAATGGCATCATCCTGGGTAGGTGGGAGCTGTTGTGGCCATGCCATGATCCTCTGTGGAGGGATGCAGAGAGcctgtgggagctgggagcagcttgGGAGGGGCAGGGGCCAGCTCCCTGCCACCCCTGAGCATCTCAGAGCCTATTGCACCCACATCAGCAAGCTCAGCCCCGAACATAGCAGGGAGAGACCCATTCTCTGCTGGctctgagcagggcagggatggAGAGGGAGGCAAAGGGGGATGTCGAGGGGCTGTCCTCCACGGTGCCACCCCCATCCCTGCAGCGTACCAGCTCACCCACCGCCTTAACACCACCACGGCCAACGCGGCTGTCATCGAGGTGCTGGGCCCCAGCACGCGGCAGTACACGGCCACCGGCCTGCAGCCCGAGGCCACCTACCTCTTCCGCGTCGCTGCACAGACCCGCAAGGGCTGGGGAGAGGCGGCCGAAGCCCTCGTGGTGACCACAGAGAAGAGAGGTACGGGAGGGTCCAGCCTGTGGCTCGGCATGTCGGTGCCGTGCCCACAGTGCTCCCAGCCCCTTGCCTCCCCCAGATCGCCCGCAGCCCCCCAGCAAGCCGCTGGTGCGGCAGGAGGACGTGCGTGCCCGCAGTGTTCTACTGTCCTGGGAGCCGGGCAGTGATGGGCTCTCCCCCGTCCGCTTCTACACGGTGCAGACCCGTGAGCTGCCTGGCGGTGAGTGGGCACTGCACCCTGCATCCATCAGCCACAATGCCACCGCCTTCGTCGTGGACAGGTGAGGCACGGAACGATGCCAAGTCGTGATGGGGATGCTGAGAGATGGGCACTTCCCTGGTGCCTCAGCTTGCAGcagggttgtgaagcactgtgCCCTGCGGGAGGGATGGAGCCCAAGGAGTGCCCACCAGCCTCACCGTCCCCATCCTGCTCTGTCCCCGTGCAGGCTGAAGCCCTTCACCTCCTACAAGTTCCGTGTGAAGGCAACAAATGACATCGGGGACAGCGAGTACAGCGAGGAGTCGGAGTCGCTCACCACCCTGCAGGCAGGTCGGTGCCCGTGAGGGCTGGGGGTGGTGCTGTGCCTTCCTGCATGGCACTGATACGGTAGCATCAGGTGTCCCGTGCGTATCCGGAGCCTTACCGCCTGCTtctgccccgcagcccccgaGGAAGCCCCCACCATCCTGTCCGTCACCCCGCACACGACCACGTCCGTACTCATCCGCTGGCAGGTACTGTCCCTGTGGAGGTGGCACCGAGGGGTGGCGGTGCCGTGCAGCCCTCCATGGCTCTCTAAGGCTGGGCACTGGGGGCAAGGCACCCTGCTGAGGCTGGGGGCAGCCATCTCGGGGGCCTGGCTCAGAGCAGCCCCTCGCCTTCCCCACTCCGCAGCCCCCAGCCGAGGACAAGATCAATGGGATCCTGCTGGGCTTCCGCCTCCGCTACCGCGAGCTGCTGTACGACAGCCTGCGTGGCTTCACCCTGCGCGGCATCGGCAACCCCAGCGCCACGTGGGCCGAGCTCACCCGTGAGTGCTTGTGGCCCCGGGAAgcatggggacatgtggggcCACGGCGGTGGTGGGTGGGGGACAGTAGGGCAGCGTCCTGCATCACGCGCTCCGCACCAGCGTTCTGTGCTGGGTACCAGACCAGAGTCAGGCTGTGCCCCGTGGAGCTGTCACCTTTGTGCCACCCAGGCAGGCTGTTCCTAACACACTGTGCTGTGCTAGCTCAGTCCTGCTGTGCTCAGACCCCTCTGTGCCTGTCACATGGGTGTCCACGTGTGTGCACATAACACGGGTGTCTGTGTGATGTTCCTGCTGTGCGTGTGTCTGTGTGCTGCCGTCCTCAGGCCCTGGAGGGAATGGGgtcacagctgctctggggacagcagggacatGAGGGATGAGGGTAGAGCCCAAAACTGCTCCCAGCAACAGTTGGTCACCCATGGGGACCCTGATGCCCAGATCCTGCTTGTCCCACtcatgggatggggatgggggggacAGAAGGGCTCCTCAGTGCTGTGACAGCCCTGGCGGCCCTCGGAGGTGATGGGCTCCTTATGGAGTACGCTGGGTGGGAGACAGTGCTGGGAGGAGGACTAACGCTGCCTGCTCTCACTGCTCCGTGCCACCCAGCTGCCTACACCGTGCACAACCTCAGCGAGGTGTCCCTCACCCAGTATGAACTGGACAGTAAGTCACTGCTCCCCACACCCCTCTGTGTGCCTGTCCCCCTACACTGCCACCCCTGTGTCTCTCccctctgcctgcctgctctgtggGGTGAATCCTCATGCTCTGTGTCCAGGGGGCACCTctgcctgtctgctgctgctgccccttggGGACACCCTCCTCTTTCCTAGAGagggggctctgtggggtcccTTGGGGTGGTGGGATCCCGCTTATCCCATCTCCACTCTCCCCACAGACCTGAGCAAACACCGGCGCTACGAGATCCGCATGAGTGTGTACAACGCAGTGGGCGAGGgaccccccagccccccccagGAGGTGTTTGTGGGTGAAGCAGGTGAGTTTGCCAGAGGGGGCTGGAACGTCCTGGTACCCCATTCTGCcatgtgtccctgtgtccccccTGCATCCCCTCTGTACAGCCCTTATGGGCCACTGCATGTCAAGGGGGGCTTCCCCCCCCACCTCGGTCGTAGCTGGGCTGTGACACTGTCCCCCCCTTTTGGTACAGTGCCCACCGGAGCACCGCAGAATGTGGCTGTGAAGGCGGCCACTGCCACCCAGCTGGATGTCACCTGGGAGCCGCCACCTGCTGAAAGCCAGAACGGGGACATCCAGGGCTACAAGGTACCGAGCTCCTTCACCTGGGAGCTGGCACTGAGCTGGGACTGCGGGACACTGGGGCCGTGGGGAGAGGCTGGCAGCGTGCTGGGTGCCCTGGGAAGGTGCTGGGGAGATGCTGTGCTAGTGTTGTCGGAGGGTGCTGGGTACCTGGATGGGTGCCCAGGGAGATGCTACGTGTGCCGATGGGGTGGGGGATCTGGGGACGAGCCGGGTGGCCCTGCCCGCCTCTGAGCACCAGAGGGCGCCCTCGGTCCTCGGATGCGCCCGGTCCCCGTTGCGTGgcgctgctggggctctgctggggtCACTGGTGGGGATGCAGCCGAGCTGCCCTGCCCCACACTCTAGGTCCACGTCCGTCGTGATCCCTCCTTCCCAGTCCTGTCCTTTGAGATTTAGGCACAGCTCAGAGGTGATCTCAGCACGACCGATGTGCGGTGCAGCGATGCTCGTCCCTGAGCCAGCTGCGAGCAGTGGTCTGTCTGATGCCCAGCATCGCCTggagccaggctggatggggggCTGGGTTTTCCCTCTGGCATACCCAGAGCTCTAGCCACTCTAGGGCAGGGACTTAGAGCAGGGCTGTGCGGGCTGGCTGAGCACCACAAGGCTTtggtgtatgtgtgtgtgtgtggggaggggggaatGAGATGGCATCACCCACATCACGCTGGGGTGTCAGTGCCACCTCTCCTCCTGCAGATCCACTTCTGGGAGGCGCAGCGGCAAAATGAGAGCGCGCAGGTGAAGACGCTTTTCCTACCCGAAACCGGGGTGAAGCTGAAGAACCTGACGGGG includes:
- the SDK2 gene encoding protein sidekick-2 isoform X3 produces the protein MARPGSWGLLCAVVLVLPGPPGAGAQDDVSPYFKTEPVRSQVHLEGNRLVLTCMAEGSWPLEFKWLHNSRELTKFSLEYRYMITSLDRTHAGFYRCIVRNRMGALLQRQTEVQVAYMGSFEDSETQQSVSHGEAAVIRAPRIASFPQPQVTWFRDGRKISPSSRIAITLENTLVILSTVAPDAGRYYVQAVNDKNGDNKTSQPITLTVANVGGPADPIAPTIIVPPRNTSVVAGTSEVTMECVANARPLIKLHIIWKKDGVPLSSGISDYSRRLTILNPTLADSGYYECEAVLRSSSVPAVAEGAYLSVLEPPQFVKEPERHITAEMEKVVAIPCQAKGVPPPDMAWYKDASLIHPEQLSRFQLLADGSLQISGLLPDDTGMFQCFARNAAGEVQTTTYLAVTSIAPNITRGPQDSTVIDGMSVILNCETSGAPRPAITWQKGERILASGSVQLPRFTLLESGSLLVSPAHLADAGTYTCLATNSRGVDEASADLVVWARTRITDPPQDQSVIKGTKASMSCGVTHDPSVDVRYIWEKDGAPLGTESGPRLRLDEAGTLHISQTWSGDIGTYTCKVLSAGGNDSRSAHLRVRQLPHAPESPVAVLSPLEKRAINLTWAKPFDGNSPLLRYLVEVSENNAPWTVLLASVDPELTWVVVRGLVPARSYQFRLCAVNDVGRSQFSKDTERVSLPEEPPSAPPQNVIASGRTNQSIMIQWQPPPESHQNGVLKGYIIRYCLAGLPVGYQFKNITNADVNNLLLEDLIIWTNYEIEVAAYNSAGLGVYSMKVTEWTLQGVPTVPPGNVQTEATNSTTIRFTWNPPSPQFINGINQGYKLIAWEPEHEEEATVVTVRPNFQDSVHVGYVVGLKKFTEYLTSVLCFTTPGDGPRSPPQLVRTHEDVPGPVGHLSFSEILDTSLKVSWQEPLEKNGILTGYRISWEEYNRTNTRVTHYLPNVTLEYRVTGLTALTTYTIEVAAMTSKGQGQVSSSTISSGVPPELPGAPTNLGISNIGPRSVTLQFRPGYDGKTSISRWQVEAQVGQNGEAEEWGLVHQLANEPDARSMEVPNLNPYTYYSFRMRQVNIVGTSPPSLPSRRIQTLQAPPDVAPANVTLRTASETSLWLRWMPLLEQEYNGNPDSVGYRIRYLRSDGRGRAVVHVIHDRVEREYTIEDLEEWTEYRVQVQAFNAIGSGPWSHLVVGRTRESVPSSGPSNVSAQATTSSSMLVRWSDIPEADCNGLILGYKVMYKEKDSEARAQFWLAEGNASRSAQLTGLGKFMLYEIRVLAFTRIGDGVPSRPPVLERTLDDVPGPPVGMLFPEVRTTSVRLIWQPPTAPNGIILAYQLTHRLNTTTANAAVIEVLGPSTRQYTATGLQPEATYLFRVAAQTRKGWGEAAEALVVTTEKRDRPQPPSKPLVRQEDVRARSVLLSWEPGSDGLSPVRFYTVQTRELPGGEWALHPASISHNATAFVVDRLKPFTSYKFRVKATNDIGDSEYSEESESLTTLQAAPEEAPTILSVTPHTTTSVLIRWQPPAEDKINGILLGFRLRYRELLYDSLRGFTLRGIGNPSATWAELTPAYTVHNLSEVSLTQYELDNLSKHRRYEIRMSVYNAVGEGPPSPPQEVFVGEAVPTGAPQNVAVKAATATQLDVTWEPPPAESQNGDIQGYKIHFWEAQRQNESAQVKTLFLPETGVKLKNLTGYTSYWVSVAAFNAAGDGPRSTPVTARTQQAAPSAPGSIRFSELTTTSVNVSWEPPPLPNGILEGYRLVYEPCMPVDGVSKIVTVDVKGNSPLWMKVKDLAEGITYRFRIRAKTFAYGPDIEANITTGPGEGAPGPPGEPFISRYGSAITIHWTSGDPGQGPITRYVIEARPSDEGLWDILIKDIPKEVTSYTFSMDILKQGVSYDFRVIAVNDYGYGTPSTPSPSVSAQKANPFYEEWWFLVVIALVGLIFILLLVFVLIIRGQSKKYAKKSDSGNGSKANALSHGEMVSLDESSFPALELNNRRLSVKNSFCRKNGIYTRSPPRPSPGSLHYSDEDVTKYNDLIPAESSSLTEKPSEVSDSQGSDSEYEVDPGHQKAHSFVNHYISDPTYYNSWRRQQKGISRAQAYSYTESDSGEPDHTPLSNSTSTQQGSLFRPKASRTPTPQTPGNPPSQPGTLYRPPSSLGPGSRAPIAGFSSFV